Proteins from one Deinococcus sp. AB2017081 genomic window:
- a CDS encoding DIP1984 family protein, with protein MKLAEALIERADLQKRAAQLEERIVKNLLVQEGEAPPEDPRQLLAEFAEVAERLEALLPRIHRANLGATLPGGQTLTDALTRRDLLDLRLKVLRRAAATASERQTRYSNSEVRILSAVPARDLQTQVDALAKQRRELETEIQQTNWLTELGV; from the coding sequence ATGAAACTCGCCGAGGCCCTGATCGAACGCGCCGACCTGCAGAAACGCGCCGCGCAGCTCGAGGAACGCATCGTGAAGAATCTGCTCGTGCAGGAGGGCGAAGCGCCGCCGGAAGACCCCCGGCAGCTCCTGGCCGAGTTCGCGGAGGTCGCCGAGCGGCTGGAGGCGCTGCTACCGCGCATCCACCGCGCGAACCTGGGGGCGACCCTGCCCGGTGGACAGACGCTCACGGACGCCCTGACCCGCCGCGACCTGCTCGACCTGCGCCTCAAGGTGCTGCGCCGCGCGGCGGCCACGGCCTCGGAGCGGCAGACGCGCTACAGCAACAGCGAGGTGCGCATCCTGTCGGCCGTGCCCGCCCGCGACCTCCAGACCCAGGTCGACGCCCTGGCCAAGCAGCGCCGCGAGCTGGAGACCGAGATCCAGCAGACGAACTGGCTGACGGAACTGGGCGTGTAG
- the nuoD gene encoding NADH dehydrogenase (quinone) subunit D, with translation MTPDHQESSSAERLDGQTGAMMHTEIMSLNVGPQHPSTHGVLRLVVDMDGEYVVKVTPHMGYLHSGFEKTFENRTYQQGVTYAPRTDYLHSFSHELAYVLSVEKLLQAQVPERANVVRVILHELGRMHSHLVFVGTGLLDLGALTPFFYAFREKEALVDVFEAVCGYRMNQGYFRVGGLSRDIPDGWPQMVAKFLDQMEKGVAEYATLFAQNPIFLDRAKGVGVIPPEVALDLGLTGPNLRASGIPMDNRKDNPYCGFEEYDFNVVTGSNGDSLDRFNMRLLEFGESIKIVRQGLKKLKPGPVKDPNRKISLPPRQELETSMEAVIHHFKLVTEGFHPPQGEVYVPIESARGEVGYYVVSDGGSMPYRVKIRAPSFVNLQALEYACVGAQFADLITILATIDPVLGDVDR, from the coding sequence ATGACGCCGGATCATCAGGAGAGCAGCAGCGCGGAGCGGCTGGACGGCCAGACGGGCGCGATGATGCACACCGAGATCATGTCGCTGAACGTCGGGCCGCAGCACCCGAGCACGCACGGCGTCCTGCGGCTGGTCGTGGACATGGACGGCGAGTACGTGGTCAAGGTCACGCCGCACATGGGCTACCTGCACAGCGGCTTCGAGAAGACCTTCGAGAACCGCACGTATCAGCAGGGCGTGACCTACGCGCCGCGCACCGATTACCTGCACTCGTTCAGCCACGAACTGGCATACGTCCTGAGCGTCGAGAAACTGCTCCAGGCGCAGGTTCCCGAGCGGGCGAACGTCGTGCGCGTCATCCTGCACGAGCTGGGGCGGATGCACAGCCATCTGGTGTTCGTGGGTACGGGTCTGCTCGACCTGGGGGCACTCACCCCGTTCTTCTACGCCTTCCGCGAGAAGGAGGCGCTGGTCGACGTGTTCGAGGCCGTGTGCGGGTACCGCATGAACCAGGGCTACTTCCGCGTGGGCGGCCTGAGCCGCGACATCCCCGACGGCTGGCCCCAGATGGTCGCGAAGTTCCTCGATCAGATGGAGAAGGGCGTGGCCGAGTACGCCACGCTGTTCGCTCAGAATCCCATCTTCCTCGATCGGGCCAAGGGTGTGGGCGTCATCCCGCCGGAGGTCGCCCTCGACCTGGGCCTGACCGGGCCGAACCTGCGGGCCAGCGGCATTCCCATGGACAACCGCAAGGACAACCCGTACTGCGGCTTCGAGGAGTACGACTTCAACGTCGTCACCGGCAGCAACGGCGACAGCCTTGACCGCTTCAACATGCGCCTGCTGGAATTCGGCGAGAGCATCAAGATCGTCCGCCAGGGCCTGAAGAAACTGAAGCCCGGCCCCGTCAAAGACCCCAACCGCAAGATCAGCCTTCCGCCCCGGCAGGAGCTGGAAACCAGCATGGAAGCGGTCATCCACCACTTCAAGCTGGTCACCGAGGGCTTCCACCCGCCGCAGGGCGAGGTCTACGTGCCCATCGAGAGCGCACGCGGCGAGGTCGGCTACTACGTCGTGTCCGATGGCGGTTCCATGCCCTACCGCGTGAAGATCCGTGCGCCCAGCTTCGTGAACTTGCAGGCGCTGGAGTATGCGTGTGTGGGAGCGCAGTTTGCTGACCTCATTACCATCCTGGCGACCATTGATCCGGTGCTCGGGGATGTGGATCGGTGA
- a CDS encoding permease prefix domain 1-containing protein, with protein MIRELFRRRHPQTISEYVRRATLGLPRADRLDAAAELRTHLLERMAEHQAQGFSPEEAEYLAVRSMGEPDGTNRALLGHAFTHRAGWAVLALLVAAWAGWSSWSRRDDPRVVGGGLVDVNAFNNGGTLPTTYVQYRFKTPPGTKFMEVAWISDRTPQRQMLSTMPRTDGTLVIGLPTWREWWTTRTPLPYADQPWAGTCRDQEPVHIHLRLGDWRRSLSELHFRDSSLRGLLWCSGIPAPPGHRGLASSSGGSGSSHLASTDGGLVALRQLDGRDDDGRLRLNHWTLVRLTASRLDLTYKSGAAQSVAGQAILVVRPSATDAAVPLPKFTYDAEQDHWEVWEVSE; from the coding sequence ATGATCCGGGAACTGTTCCGGCGACGGCATCCGCAGACCATCAGCGAGTACGTCCGCCGCGCCACGCTGGGTTTGCCCAGGGCCGACCGTCTGGACGCGGCTGCTGAACTCCGTACGCACCTGCTGGAACGGATGGCCGAGCATCAGGCCCAGGGCTTCTCGCCGGAAGAGGCCGAGTATCTGGCCGTACGGAGCATGGGCGAGCCGGACGGCACCAACCGGGCACTCCTGGGCCACGCCTTCACGCATCGGGCCGGGTGGGCGGTACTCGCGCTGCTGGTCGCGGCCTGGGCAGGCTGGTCTTCGTGGAGCCGGCGCGATGACCCCAGGGTGGTCGGGGGTGGGCTGGTGGATGTCAACGCCTTCAACAATGGCGGTACGTTGCCGACCACGTATGTCCAGTACCGCTTCAAGACCCCGCCGGGAACGAAGTTCATGGAGGTCGCGTGGATCAGCGACCGGACTCCCCAGCGGCAGATGCTGTCGACCATGCCCCGCACGGACGGCACGCTCGTCATCGGTCTGCCCACATGGCGCGAGTGGTGGACGACCCGCACGCCCCTGCCGTACGCCGATCAGCCCTGGGCGGGCACGTGCCGGGATCAGGAGCCTGTCCACATCCACCTGCGCCTGGGCGACTGGCGGCGGAGCCTGTCCGAGCTTCACTTCCGCGACTCCAGCCTGCGCGGCCTGCTGTGGTGCAGCGGCATCCCGGCCCCTCCCGGCCACCGGGGGCTGGCTTCCAGCAGCGGTGGCAGTGGCAGCAGCCACCTCGCGTCCACCGACGGCGGCCTGGTTGCGCTGCGGCAGCTGGATGGCAGAGACGACGACGGCCGCCTGCGCCTGAACCACTGGACACTGGTTCGCCTGACCGCGAGTCGCCTCGACCTGACGTACAAGTCCGGGGCCGCTCAGTCCGTGGCGGGGCAGGCGATTCTGGTCGTCCGGCCCAGTGCCACAGACGCCGCCGTGCCCCTGCCGAAGTTCACGTATGACGCGGAACAGGATCACTGGGAGGTGTGGGAGGTCTCGGAGTGA
- a CDS encoding NuoB/complex I 20 kDa subunit family protein, which produces MPLKELFEKDWQELESEGVLFSSLEKLVAWGRSNSLWPATFGLACCAIEMMSSTNARNDMSRFGSEVFRASPRQADVMIVAGRLSKKMAPVMRRVYDQMPDPKWVISMGACASSGGMFNNYAIVQNVDSVVPVDIFVPGCPPRPEALIYAVMQLQKKVRGEAFDELGHQLPMVDAWTR; this is translated from the coding sequence ATGCCCCTGAAAGAACTCTTCGAGAAGGACTGGCAGGAACTGGAGTCCGAGGGCGTGCTGTTCTCCAGCCTGGAGAAACTGGTCGCGTGGGGACGCAGCAACTCGCTGTGGCCGGCGACGTTCGGGCTGGCGTGCTGCGCGATCGAGATGATGAGCAGCACGAATGCCCGCAACGACATGAGCCGCTTCGGCAGCGAGGTCTTCCGCGCGTCTCCCCGGCAGGCCGACGTGATGATCGTCGCCGGTCGCCTGAGCAAGAAGATGGCCCCGGTCATGCGCCGCGTGTACGACCAGATGCCCGATCCCAAATGGGTGATCAGCATGGGCGCGTGTGCCAGCAGTGGCGGCATGTTCAACAACTACGCCATCGTGCAGAACGTGGACAGCGTGGTGCCGGTCGATATCTTCGTGCCCGGCTGCCCGCCGCGCCCCGAGGCGCTGATCTACGCCGTCATGCAGCTCCAGAAAAAGGTGCGTGGCGAGGCCTTCGACGAACTCGGCCACCAGCTGCCCATGGTGGATGCGTGGACACGATGA
- a CDS encoding endonuclease MutS2 produces the protein MAFDSRALSALDFPRVCDALAQRCATTLGTERARALGPSDDGGRIARELDEVEDALFGVSLSLGGIQDIRELYGRAREGRVLSGQELLNAVYSLDGAMTVRRAINANSRGPLREVALGLGEHSELVRRVLGALDREGGVRDDASHHLRDLRKRIEPLRGRIRERLAASLEKWADVLQEHIVTIRRDRYVLPVQASRVGQVQGIIVDASATGQTYFVEPAAVTQLNNELARLILDEEAEVRRILTELSGLLAQDEDVPMTLATIGELDLIAAKARLARDWRLNRPEPSPAGLYDLREARHPLIENPVANDISLGATKLLLITGPNMGGKTATLKTLGLSVLMHQCGVYVPAASAKLPVVRDVLVDIGDEQSIEASLSTFASHLKHLRYVLRHASPDTLVLVDELGSGTDPNEGAALSQAIIETLLSQDARGIVTSHLSPLKLFALETPGLKNASMGFDVDTLSPTYALLVGQPGRSYALAIAQRMGLPDDVLDRATALLGEDAGIMERMLEGLERERADLAAQLDTATAARREAEGELGRVRQERETLETRRNEMLAEAAQKAESLYADAIERVRTLRARAQEDGARPRVMQELRDLRTAAQKARPAPPVREERGDPIRVGSRVDVPAYNASGQVLELRGDDLVVQLGVMKVGVKRRDVRMQPEVKVPVARGSFVGRAPTTFQAELQLRGLGVEEAVEELRTAILEASALKEKQLRVVHGKGQGVLRRLLRDYLKTDRKVESFHDAEPNQGGHGVTIVNLRA, from the coding sequence ATGGCTTTCGATTCACGCGCCCTGTCTGCCCTGGATTTCCCCCGTGTCTGCGACGCCCTCGCGCAGCGGTGCGCGACGACGCTGGGTACCGAGCGGGCGCGGGCACTCGGCCCGTCGGACGATGGGGGCCGGATCGCGCGGGAGCTGGACGAGGTCGAGGACGCGCTCTTCGGGGTGAGCCTGAGTCTGGGCGGGATTCAGGACATCCGGGAACTATACGGCCGCGCGCGCGAGGGCCGGGTGCTGTCGGGGCAGGAACTGCTGAACGCGGTGTACTCGCTGGACGGCGCAATGACCGTCCGGCGGGCGATCAACGCGAATTCGCGTGGGCCGCTGCGCGAGGTCGCCCTGGGTCTGGGCGAGCACTCGGAACTGGTGCGCCGCGTGCTGGGCGCGCTCGACCGCGAGGGAGGCGTCCGGGACGACGCCTCGCACCACCTGCGCGATCTGAGAAAGCGCATCGAGCCGCTGCGGGGGCGCATCCGCGAGCGGCTGGCGGCGTCGCTGGAGAAGTGGGCCGACGTCCTGCAGGAGCACATCGTCACGATCCGCCGCGACCGCTACGTCCTGCCGGTGCAGGCCAGCCGCGTGGGGCAGGTGCAGGGCATCATCGTCGACGCCTCGGCGACCGGCCAGACCTATTTCGTGGAGCCGGCAGCGGTCACGCAGCTGAACAACGAACTCGCCCGCCTGATCCTCGACGAGGAGGCCGAGGTGCGCCGCATCCTGACCGAGCTGTCGGGCCTGCTGGCGCAGGACGAGGACGTGCCGATGACCCTGGCGACCATCGGGGAACTCGACCTGATCGCGGCCAAGGCGCGGCTGGCGCGGGACTGGCGGCTCAACCGCCCCGAGCCCTCGCCCGCCGGCCTGTATGACCTGCGCGAGGCCCGGCACCCGCTGATCGAGAACCCGGTGGCGAATGACATCTCCCTGGGCGCCACCAAGCTGCTCCTGATCACCGGGCCGAACATGGGCGGCAAGACCGCGACCCTCAAGACGCTGGGCCTGAGCGTGCTGATGCACCAGTGCGGCGTGTACGTGCCCGCCGCGAGCGCGAAGCTGCCGGTGGTACGTGACGTGCTGGTCGACATCGGGGACGAGCAGAGCATCGAGGCGTCCCTGAGTACCTTCGCCAGCCACCTCAAGCATCTGCGCTACGTGCTGCGCCACGCCTCGCCGGACACGCTGGTGCTGGTCGACGAGCTGGGCAGCGGCACCGACCCCAACGAGGGGGCCGCGCTGTCGCAGGCGATCATCGAGACGCTGCTCTCTCAGGACGCGCGCGGCATCGTGACCTCGCACCTGTCGCCCCTGAAACTGTTCGCGCTGGAGACGCCGGGCCTGAAGAACGCCAGCATGGGCTTCGACGTGGACACCCTGTCGCCCACGTACGCGCTGCTGGTCGGGCAGCCGGGCCGCAGCTACGCCCTGGCGATCGCGCAGCGCATGGGCCTGCCCGACGACGTGCTCGACCGGGCCACCGCGCTGCTGGGCGAGGATGCCGGGATCATGGAACGCATGCTCGAAGGCCTGGAGCGCGAGCGGGCCGATCTCGCCGCGCAGCTGGACACCGCCACCGCCGCCCGCCGCGAGGCCGAGGGCGAGCTGGGCCGCGTGCGTCAGGAACGCGAGACGCTGGAGACCCGCCGCAACGAGATGCTGGCCGAGGCCGCGCAGAAGGCCGAGTCCCTGTACGCCGACGCCATCGAGCGCGTGCGTACCCTGCGGGCCCGGGCACAGGAGGATGGGGCCCGCCCCCGGGTCATGCAGGAGCTGCGTGACCTGCGGACAGCCGCACAGAAGGCCCGCCCGGCTCCTCCCGTGCGTGAGGAGCGCGGCGACCCGATCCGGGTGGGCAGCCGTGTGGATGTGCCGGCGTACAACGCGTCCGGGCAGGTGCTGGAACTGCGCGGTGACGATCTGGTCGTGCAGCTCGGCGTGATGAAGGTCGGCGTGAAGCGCCGCGATGTCCGCATGCAGCCCGAGGTGAAGGTGCCCGTGGCGCGTGGCAGTTTCGTGGGCCGTGCCCCCACCACCTTCCAGGCGGAACTCCAGCTGCGCGGCCTGGGCGTCGAGGAGGCCGTGGAAGAACTCCGCACCGCCATCCTGGAGGCGTCGGCCCTCAAGGAAAAGCAGCTGCGGGTCGTGCACGGCAAGGGTCAGGGTGTCCTGAGACGGCTGCTGCGCGACTACCTGAAGACCGACCGCAAGGTCGAGTCCTTCCACGACGCGGAACCCAACCAGGGCGGCCACGGCGTGACCATCGTGAATCTGCGGGCGTGA
- a CDS encoding NADH-quinone oxidoreductase subunit C encodes MTGDDRGGGKLSGREGFAQSSQSGTPKPVPVPVAPTTPAPEPRDLTPLIRTLKLTEDHAAEPTVIVSPDELLQVAQALKAHGFMLMDSVGIDYLAYPEARPKRFAVLHNIYHPHDHRRLFLRVWLDDGETLPSVYPVWRAANYLEREVYDLIGVTFTGHPDLRKVLTPDDLEGHPLRKDFPLGESPTLFRDGRFLDPAAFRAGLTGQSGGLTGYRGELRRGQGTDRLPPVMPEGGPK; translated from the coding sequence ATGACCGGCGACGACAGGGGAGGCGGCAAGCTCAGCGGCCGCGAGGGCTTCGCGCAGTCCTCACAGTCGGGTACCCCGAAACCCGTGCCGGTGCCAGTGGCCCCCACCACGCCAGCCCCCGAGCCGCGCGACCTGACCCCGCTGATCCGCACCCTGAAGCTCACCGAGGATCACGCCGCCGAACCGACCGTGATCGTCAGTCCGGATGAACTGCTGCAGGTGGCCCAGGCCCTGAAAGCTCACGGATTCATGCTGATGGACTCGGTGGGCATCGACTACCTGGCGTATCCCGAGGCCCGACCCAAACGCTTCGCGGTGCTGCACAACATCTACCACCCGCACGACCACCGCCGCCTGTTCCTGCGCGTGTGGCTCGACGACGGCGAGACGCTGCCCAGCGTGTACCCCGTGTGGCGGGCCGCGAACTATCTGGAGCGCGAGGTCTACGACCTGATCGGCGTGACGTTCACCGGCCACCCCGATCTGCGCAAGGTGCTCACGCCGGATGATCTGGAAGGCCACCCGCTGCGCAAGGATTTCCCGCTGGGCGAGTCTCCCACCCTGTTCCGCGACGGCCGGTTCCTCGATCCCGCCGCCTTCCGTGCGGGCCTGACCGGCCAGAGCGGCGGCCTGACCGGCTACCGGGGCGAACTGCGGCGCGGCCAGGGCACGGATCGCCTGCCGCCGGTGATGCCGGAAGGGGGGCCGAAGTGA
- a CDS encoding permease prefix domain 1-containing protein has translation MTRRVPRTMRTLSIDGYVHRATVGLPRAQRLDAAAELRTHLMERVAEHHAQGFSLEEAEYLAVRGMGEPQRVNRSLLGHAFTHRAGWAVLALLVVGGVGWYAQREWMPPRVGVWYEKATPEDISRLFADGDAPRGTYQAVILTFPRGTRSVVYATVASAEVRTGNEDVAVYAKDLASQEAQNIVGRVPGSYRSQERLLLTTWPMTCTGQDRSGIFVTGQTIPSRFWNAGSSTTSGIGRTVGACNNPSVKLNVVRETLNSVPPQKVSRSVLPFGANSVRSSLEGPEPLALGQWTVLMRLNVDPAAGASAFEVQPAGGFSAETRGVYMAVLPLDRAVTGGDGYRYGRGVIRVTGDTQDLPRLPDVVPRSDSPAGAP, from the coding sequence GTGACCCGCCGCGTGCCCCGCACGATGCGCACCCTGAGCATCGACGGCTACGTCCACCGCGCCACCGTGGGCTTGCCAAGGGCGCAGCGCCTGGACGCCGCCGCCGAGTTGCGGACACATCTTATGGAGCGTGTGGCCGAGCATCATGCCCAGGGCTTCTCGCTGGAGGAGGCGGAGTATCTGGCGGTCAGGGGCATGGGCGAGCCGCAGCGGGTGAACCGGAGTCTGCTGGGTCATGCCTTCACGCACCGGGCAGGCTGGGCCGTACTGGCGCTGCTGGTGGTCGGTGGTGTGGGCTGGTACGCGCAGCGGGAATGGATGCCGCCACGGGTGGGGGTGTGGTACGAGAAGGCCACGCCCGAGGACATCTCCAGACTGTTCGCGGATGGTGATGCGCCACGCGGCACCTATCAGGCGGTGATCCTGACCTTTCCGAGAGGAACCCGCAGTGTGGTCTACGCCACCGTCGCCAGTGCTGAGGTCAGGACGGGGAACGAGGATGTTGCGGTCTACGCGAAAGACCTTGCCAGCCAGGAGGCGCAGAACATCGTCGGCCGCGTTCCTGGCAGTTACCGCTCTCAGGAACGCCTGCTGCTGACCACGTGGCCCATGACCTGCACCGGTCAGGACAGGTCGGGCATCTTCGTCACGGGTCAGACCATCCCGTCGCGTTTCTGGAACGCAGGGAGCAGCACGACCAGCGGTATTGGGCGCACCGTCGGGGCCTGCAACAATCCCAGCGTGAAGCTCAATGTGGTGCGCGAGACGCTGAACAGCGTGCCTCCGCAGAAGGTCAGCCGCAGCGTGCTCCCCTTCGGCGCGAACTCGGTCAGGAGTTCCCTGGAAGGCCCTGAACCCCTGGCGCTGGGCCAGTGGACGGTACTGATGCGGCTGAACGTCGATCCGGCCGCCGGTGCCAGTGCGTTCGAGGTACAACCGGCAGGCGGATTCAGCGCCGAGACTCGGGGCGTCTATATGGCCGTGCTCCCACTTGACCGGGCTGTGACGGGTGGAGACGGTTACCGCTACGGCAGGGGCGTGATCCGGGTCACCGGCGATACCCAGGATCTGCCCAGGCTGCCCGACGTGGTGCCCCGGTCTGACTCGCCGGCCGGTGCCCCATGA
- the nuoE gene encoding NADH-quinone oxidoreductase subunit NuoE has translation MTYFADKSPLVADIFSRYPDSPQGRRSALMPLLREVQDAEGFISEARMAEIAALCGTTATEVRSVMSFYSTYHTVPTGKYHLQVCSTLMCALKGSDELWDELVSQLDVQPGEVSADGRFSVQKVECLGSCGTAPMMQINDDGYYENVGPGKCARILAALRQDLQPLPDNPVPVTVTPDGRQRLASGEIVGTSITGLNRMPGGESI, from the coding sequence TTGACGTACTTTGCAGACAAATCACCCCTCGTGGCGGATATCTTCAGCCGCTACCCGGATTCGCCGCAGGGCCGCCGTTCGGCGCTGATGCCGCTGCTGCGGGAAGTGCAGGACGCCGAGGGCTTCATCTCCGAGGCCCGCATGGCGGAAATCGCGGCGCTGTGCGGCACGACGGCCACGGAAGTCCGGTCGGTCATGAGCTTTTATTCCACGTACCACACGGTGCCGACCGGGAAATACCACCTTCAGGTCTGCTCCACGCTGATGTGTGCCCTGAAGGGCTCGGACGAGCTGTGGGACGAACTGGTGTCGCAGCTGGACGTGCAGCCGGGCGAGGTCAGCGCGGACGGCCGCTTCAGCGTGCAGAAGGTCGAGTGCCTGGGCTCGTGCGGCACCGCGCCCATGATGCAGATCAACGACGACGGCTACTACGAGAATGTCGGCCCCGGCAAGTGTGCCCGGATTCTGGCGGCGCTGCGGCAGGATCTGCAGCCCCTGCCGGACAATCCCGTGCCGGTGACGGTCACGCCGGACGGGCGGCAGAGGCTCGCCAGCGGCGAGATCGTGGGCACCAGTATCACGGGCCTGAACCGGATGCCCGGAGGGGAGTCCATATGA
- a CDS encoding NADH-quinone oxidoreductase subunit A, with protein sequence MLLVALGIAVLAVIVSAILGPKKRGSRTKLMAYESGNDPEHGGVGTGQRFPVHFYLVAMLFIVFDIETAFFYPLAVAYQKLVPFAFFEALTFVLLLLVGYVYVLKKKVLEWA encoded by the coding sequence ATGCTGCTCGTCGCCCTGGGGATCGCCGTCCTGGCCGTGATCGTCAGCGCCATTCTGGGGCCGAAGAAACGCGGCAGCCGTACCAAACTCATGGCCTACGAGAGCGGCAACGACCCCGAGCACGGCGGCGTCGGCACCGGCCAGCGCTTCCCGGTGCACTTCTATCTCGTCGCGATGCTCTTCATCGTGTTCGACATCGAAACCGCCTTCTTCTACCCGCTGGCCGTGGCCTACCAGAAGCTCGTGCCCTTCGCGTTCTTCGAGGCGCTGACCTTCGTGCTGCTGCTGCTGGTCGGCTACGTGTACGTGCTGAAGAAGAAGGTGCTGGAATGGGCTTAA
- a CDS encoding EVE domain-containing protein codes for MPHWLLKSEPDVFGYPDLQRVGREPWNGVRNYQARNHLRAMRVGDLCLFYHSNAKPTGIAGIARVSVEAHPDNLQFDPASPYHDPKSPLDTPRWSMVEVVPVRAFPRVLTLDALRGLPEWAESPLIRKGTRLSVLPVTDTEFRAALAAVGLDADTL; via the coding sequence GTGCCCCACTGGCTCCTGAAATCCGAACCCGACGTCTTCGGCTACCCCGATCTGCAGCGCGTGGGCCGCGAGCCCTGGAACGGCGTACGGAACTATCAGGCGCGGAACCACCTGCGGGCCATGCGCGTGGGCGACCTGTGCCTCTTCTACCACTCGAACGCGAAACCCACCGGGATCGCCGGGATCGCCCGCGTGAGTGTGGAGGCCCACCCGGACAACCTGCAGTTCGATCCGGCGAGCCCGTACCACGACCCGAAATCTCCGCTGGACACTCCGCGCTGGAGCATGGTCGAGGTGGTGCCGGTGCGGGCCTTCCCGCGTGTCCTGACCCTGGACGCCCTGCGCGGGCTGCCTGAATGGGCGGAGTCGCCCCTGATTCGCAAGGGCACCCGCCTGAGCGTCCTGCCCGTCACGGACACCGAATTCCGCGCCGCGCTGGCGGCGGTGGGGCTGGATGCGGATACGCTCTGA
- the nuoF gene encoding NADH-quinone oxidoreductase subunit NuoF, with amino-acid sequence MTVAEPAPKPITSAKDPRFAPTLYAYVGQDRSWTLDFYRQNGGYEAVQRAFGLGADAVIDEVKKSGLRGRGGAGFATGLKWSFMPLKDGKPHYIICNADESEPGSFKDRYLMSEDPHQLIEGMIIAGYAMRASVGYIYIRGEYVHAAERVWAAIHEARAAGLLGKNILGSGFDFEVQVHRGAGAYICGEETALMNSLEGLRANPRLKPPFPAAAGLYGLPTTINNVETFCAATQILRYGAEWHAGMGTEKSKGMKLFQISGGVARPGVYELPLGTTFRELIYDWAGGPLEEMKAIIPGGSSCPMLPWNDKILDTPMDYESVAAAGSMLGTGGVTLIPKADCIVNATWNLVRFYGHESCGKCTPCREGISSWMTRMYEKLVRGYGQPGDVQLILDMSENIGGRSFCALADACLGPVLSSIALFREEYDALATTQTALYPARKRWRDE; translated from the coding sequence ATGACGGTCGCGGAACCGGCTCCAAAACCGATCACCAGCGCGAAAGATCCACGGTTTGCACCGACGCTCTACGCCTACGTGGGCCAGGATCGCAGCTGGACGCTCGACTTCTACCGTCAGAACGGCGGCTACGAGGCCGTGCAGCGGGCCTTCGGGCTGGGCGCGGACGCCGTGATCGACGAGGTCAAGAAGTCCGGCCTGCGTGGGCGCGGCGGCGCGGGCTTCGCCACCGGCCTGAAGTGGTCGTTCATGCCCCTGAAGGACGGCAAGCCGCACTACATCATCTGCAACGCCGACGAGTCCGAGCCGGGCAGCTTCAAGGACCGCTACCTGATGTCCGAAGACCCGCACCAGCTGATCGAGGGCATGATCATCGCCGGGTACGCCATGCGGGCCAGCGTGGGCTACATCTACATCCGCGGCGAGTACGTGCACGCCGCCGAGCGCGTGTGGGCCGCCATCCATGAGGCGCGGGCGGCCGGGCTGCTCGGCAAGAACATCCTGGGCAGCGGCTTCGACTTCGAGGTGCAGGTGCACCGGGGGGCCGGGGCGTACATCTGTGGCGAGGAAACCGCGCTGATGAACTCGCTGGAGGGCCTGCGCGCCAACCCGCGCCTCAAGCCGCCCTTCCCGGCGGCGGCGGGCCTGTACGGGCTGCCCACGACCATCAACAACGTCGAGACCTTCTGCGCGGCCACACAGATCTTGCGCTACGGCGCGGAGTGGCACGCGGGCATGGGCACCGAGAAATCCAAGGGCATGAAGCTGTTCCAGATCTCGGGGGGCGTGGCGCGGCCCGGCGTGTACGAGCTGCCGCTGGGCACCACCTTCCGCGAGCTGATCTACGACTGGGCGGGCGGCCCGCTGGAGGAGATGAAGGCCATCATCCCCGGCGGTTCCAGCTGCCCCATGCTCCCCTGGAACGACAAGATCCTCGACACGCCGATGGACTACGAGTCCGTGGCGGCGGCTGGAAGCATGCTCGGCACGGGCGGCGTCACGCTGATCCCGAAGGCCGACTGCATCGTGAACGCCACGTGGAACCTCGTGCGCTTCTACGGGCACGAGTCGTGCGGCAAGTGCACCCCCTGCCGCGAGGGGATCTCCAGCTGGATGACCCGCATGTACGAGAAGCTCGTGCGCGGCTACGGCCAGCCCGGCGACGTACAGCTGATCCTGGACATGTCCGAGAACATCGGCGGCCGCAGCTTCTGTGCCCTGGCCGATGCGTGCCTGGGCCCGGTGCTGAGCAGCATCGCCCTGTTCCGCGAGGAATATGACGCCCTGGCGACCACGCAGACGGCGCTGTATCCGGCCAGGAAGCGCTGGAGGGATGAATGA